Proteins encoded in a region of the Pseudomonas denitrificans (nom. rej.) genome:
- the uvrC gene encoding excinuclease ABC subunit UvrC, whose product MVQLFDSAAFLATCSGRPGVYRMFDAEAKLLYVGKAKDLKKRLSSYFRKSGLAPKTAALVAKIAQVETTITANETEALLLEQTLIKEWRPPYNILLRDDKSYPYVFLSSEDAFPRLTIHRGAKKAKGRYFGPYPSAGAIRESLALLQKAFFVRQCEDSYYRNRTRPCLQYQIKRCKAPCVGLVSEEEYAEDVRHSIMFLDGRSNVLAEELSTSMEQAAMRLDFEKAAELRDQVQILRRVQDQQSMEFGTGNVDVVAAIVNPGGACVHLISVRGGRVLGSKNFFPQVAIEEEVGDVLLAFLGQYYLSHHERDLPSELIVNAVHEDFPILASAIEESRGRLLEISPRVRGTRARWQQLAVTNAEQALAARLANRQHMAARFDALGEALDLPEPPQRLECFDISHSSGEATVASCVVFGPEGALKSDYRRFNIEGITGGDDYAAMHQALTRRFSRLKEGEGKMPDILLVDGGKGQLAMAQEVLQELTVVGLTLLGVAKGVTRKPGLETLYLNDAEHEFTLPADSPALHLIQQIRDEAHRFAITGHRARRGKARRTSTLEDVAGVGPKRRRDLLKHFGGLQELGRASIDEIAKAPGISKKLAEQIYAALHSE is encoded by the coding sequence ATGGTGCAACTGTTCGATTCGGCGGCTTTCCTGGCCACCTGCAGCGGGCGGCCGGGCGTCTATCGCATGTTCGACGCCGAGGCCAAGCTGCTGTACGTCGGCAAGGCGAAGGACCTCAAGAAGCGTCTCTCCAGTTATTTCCGCAAGTCCGGCCTGGCGCCGAAGACGGCCGCCCTGGTGGCGAAGATCGCTCAGGTCGAGACGACCATCACCGCCAACGAGACCGAGGCGCTGCTGCTCGAGCAGACGCTGATCAAGGAATGGCGGCCGCCGTATAACATCCTGCTACGCGACGATAAGTCCTATCCCTACGTCTTCCTGTCGAGCGAGGACGCGTTCCCGCGCCTGACCATCCACCGTGGCGCGAAGAAGGCCAAAGGGCGCTACTTCGGCCCTTACCCGAGCGCTGGCGCCATTCGCGAAAGCCTCGCGCTGCTGCAGAAGGCTTTTTTCGTGCGCCAGTGCGAGGATAGCTACTACCGCAACCGCACGCGTCCGTGCCTGCAGTACCAGATCAAGCGCTGCAAGGCTCCCTGTGTCGGGCTGGTGAGCGAGGAGGAGTACGCCGAAGACGTGCGCCACTCGATCATGTTCCTTGACGGGCGCAGCAATGTGTTGGCCGAAGAGCTGTCCACCAGCATGGAGCAGGCGGCTATGCGCCTGGACTTCGAGAAGGCAGCGGAATTGCGCGATCAGGTGCAGATCCTGCGCCGCGTGCAGGACCAGCAAAGCATGGAGTTCGGTACGGGCAACGTCGATGTGGTGGCGGCCATCGTCAATCCGGGCGGAGCCTGTGTGCACCTGATCAGCGTGCGCGGTGGGCGGGTGCTGGGCAGCAAGAACTTCTTCCCGCAGGTGGCGATCGAGGAGGAGGTGGGTGACGTCCTGCTGGCCTTCCTCGGGCAGTACTACCTCAGCCATCACGAGCGTGATCTGCCGAGCGAGTTGATCGTCAACGCCGTGCATGAAGACTTCCCGATCCTCGCTTCGGCCATCGAAGAGTCCCGTGGTCGCCTGCTGGAAATCTCGCCCCGAGTTCGAGGCACGCGTGCGCGCTGGCAGCAGCTGGCCGTGACCAACGCAGAACAGGCGCTGGCCGCCCGCCTCGCGAACCGCCAGCACATGGCTGCGCGTTTCGATGCGCTCGGCGAGGCGCTGGATCTGCCCGAGCCGCCGCAGCGGCTCGAATGCTTCGACATCAGTCACTCCAGCGGTGAGGCGACTGTGGCTTCCTGCGTGGTCTTCGGGCCTGAAGGCGCGCTGAAGTCGGATTATCGCCGGTTCAATATCGAGGGCATTACCGGCGGCGACGATTACGCCGCCATGCACCAGGCGCTGACCCGCCGCTTCAGCCGCTTGAAGGAAGGCGAGGGCAAGATGCCCGACATTCTTCTGGTGGATGGCGGCAAAGGGCAGTTGGCAATGGCCCAGGAAGTGCTCCAGGAGCTGACGGTGGTAGGCTTGACGTTGCTGGGCGTCGCCAAGGGCGTCACCCGCAAGCCTGGTCTGGAAACCCTTTACCTCAACGACGCCGAACACGAATTCACCTTGCCCGCCGACTCGCCCGCGCTGCACCTGATCCAGCAGATCCGCGATGAGGCACACCGCTTTGCCATCACCGGCCACCGTGCTCGGCGTGGCAAGGCCCGTCGCACCTCGACATTAGAAGACGTCGCTGGCGTCGGGCCCAAGCGCCGTCGTGACCTGCTCAAGCATTTCGGCGGGTTGCAGGAACTGGGCAGAGCCAGTATCGATGAAATTGCCAAAGCCCCCGGCATCAGCAAAAAGCTGGCAGAGCAGATTTATGCTGCACTGCACAGCGAGTAG
- the pgsA gene encoding CDP-diacylglycerol--glycerol-3-phosphate 3-phosphatidyltransferase, producing the protein MNIPNLLTLLRVLLIPIFILLFYLPFPASHLAASAVFALAAATDWLDGYLARRLGQSTPFGAFLDPVADKLMVATALVLLVEEHANLWLTLPAAIIIGREIVVSALREWMAEIGARAHVAVSSLGKWKTAAQMLALVILLANPPLMTFWVLVGYALLIVAAILTLWSMLHYLVAAWPHLNTTPKEK; encoded by the coding sequence ATGAATATCCCGAACCTGCTCACATTGCTCCGCGTTCTGCTCATTCCGATCTTCATCCTGCTGTTCTATCTCCCGTTCCCGGCCAGTCACCTGGCTGCCAGCGCCGTGTTCGCACTTGCCGCCGCCACCGACTGGCTGGATGGCTACCTGGCGCGTCGACTGGGGCAGAGCACTCCCTTTGGCGCCTTCCTTGACCCGGTAGCGGACAAGCTGATGGTTGCCACTGCACTGGTGCTGTTGGTGGAGGAGCACGCGAATCTGTGGCTGACGCTGCCGGCCGCAATCATCATCGGCCGCGAGATCGTGGTCTCGGCGCTGCGCGAATGGATGGCGGAGATAGGGGCGAGGGCGCATGTCGCCGTTTCCAGTCTGGGCAAGTGGAAGACTGCGGCGCAGATGCTGGCGCTGGTGATTCTGCTGGCCAATCCGCCGCTGATGACCTTTTGGGTCCTGGTTGGCTATGCACTGCTGATCGTTGCGGCCATCCTCACCCTGTGGTCGATGCTGCACTATCTTGTGGCGGCCTGGCCGCACCTGAACACGACCCCGAAAGAGAAATAA
- a CDS encoding replication-associated recombination protein A → MDLFRSAPVSQPLAARLRATSLDEYVGQEHLLARGKPLREALEQGALHSMIFWGPPGVGKTTLAKLLAQVTDAHFETISAVLSGVKEIRQSVEVAKQHAAQYGRRTILFVDEVHRFNKSQQDAFLPYVEDGTLIFIGATTENPSFELNNALLSRARVYVLKSLDEAALRRLVERALTEEKGLGKRNLSLPDDSFAILMAAADGDGRRLLNLLENASDLAEDNGEISAELLQNLLGDSRRRFDKGGEAFYDQISALHKSVRGSSPDGALYWYSRMLDGGCDPLYIARRVVRMASEDIGNADPRALTLCLHAWDVQERLGSPEGELAIAQAIVYLACAPKSNAVYNAYNTARRDVAESGSLEVPLHLRNAPTKLMKNLGYGDEYRYAHDEPDAYAAGEDYFPESMEPRQYYQPVPRGLELKIGEKLRHLASLDKASSRRRRKS, encoded by the coding sequence TTGGATCTGTTCCGCTCCGCCCCCGTTTCCCAGCCCCTGGCCGCGCGCCTGCGCGCGACCAGCCTGGACGAGTACGTCGGCCAGGAGCACCTGCTCGCCCGCGGCAAGCCGCTGCGCGAGGCGCTGGAGCAGGGCGCGCTGCACTCGATGATCTTCTGGGGTCCGCCTGGGGTCGGCAAAACGACCCTGGCGAAGCTGCTGGCCCAGGTCACCGACGCGCACTTCGAGACCATCTCGGCGGTGCTCTCTGGTGTGAAGGAAATCCGCCAGTCGGTGGAAGTGGCCAAGCAGCACGCTGCGCAGTACGGCCGCCGCACCATCCTCTTCGTCGACGAAGTGCATCGCTTCAACAAGAGCCAGCAGGATGCCTTCCTGCCCTATGTGGAAGACGGCACGCTGATCTTCATTGGCGCGACCACCGAGAACCCGTCTTTCGAGCTGAATAACGCGCTGCTCTCCCGCGCCCGCGTCTATGTGCTGAAAAGCCTGGACGAAGCAGCCCTGCGACGACTGGTCGAGCGCGCGCTGACCGAGGAGAAGGGGCTGGGCAAGCGCAACCTGAGCCTGCCTGACGACAGCTTCGCCATCCTCATGGCTGCCGCCGATGGCGATGGCCGGCGCCTGCTCAACCTGCTGGAGAACGCCTCCGATCTCGCCGAGGACAACGGCGAGATCAGTGCCGAGCTGCTGCAGAACCTGCTGGGCGACTCGCGCCGGCGCTTCGACAAGGGCGGCGAGGCCTTCTACGACCAGATCAGCGCGCTGCACAAGTCGGTGCGCGGCTCCAGCCCTGATGGCGCGCTGTACTGGTATTCGCGCATGCTCGATGGCGGCTGCGATCCGCTGTACATCGCCCGTCGCGTAGTGCGCATGGCCAGCGAGGATATCGGCAATGCCGATCCGCGCGCCCTGACCCTGTGCTTGCACGCCTGGGATGTGCAGGAGCGCCTCGGCAGCCCCGAAGGTGAATTGGCGATTGCGCAGGCTATCGTGTACCTGGCCTGCGCGCCGAAGAGCAATGCCGTCTACAACGCCTACAACACGGCGCGCCGTGACGTGGCGGAGAGCGGTTCGCTGGAAGTGCCGCTGCATCTGCGCAACGCACCGACCAAGCTGATGAAGAACCTGGGCTATGGCGACGAGTACCGTTATGCCCATGATGAGCCGGATGCCTATGCGGCCGGAGAAGACTACTTCCCCGAGTCCATGGAACCGCGCCAGTATTACCAACCCGTGCCGCGCGGGCTCGAACTGAAGATCGGCGAAAAGCTGCGCCACCTGGCCAGCCTCGACAAGGCCAGTTCCCGCCGTCGCAGAAAATCCTGA
- the tusB gene encoding sulfurtransferase complex subunit TusB, whose amino-acid sequence MMATLHLLSHSPFNDGRLASCLHLLGPDDGLLLTGEAVYSLREGTAPCQALELMPAANVLFALLEDLQARGMDDVPARVVAVDYPGFVELCTRFDKVNAWL is encoded by the coding sequence CTGATGGCTACTCTCCACCTGCTCTCGCACTCTCCCTTCAATGACGGCCGGCTCGCCAGCTGCCTGCACCTGCTCGGCCCCGACGATGGCCTGCTGCTGACTGGCGAAGCCGTCTACTCCCTGCGCGAGGGCACCGCCCCCTGCCAGGCACTGGAGCTGATGCCCGCCGCCAATGTGCTCTTCGCCCTGCTGGAGGACCTGCAGGCCCGCGGCATGGATGATGTACCCGCCCGCGTCGTTGCCGTGGATTACCCCGGCTTCGTCGAGCTCTGCACCCGTTTCGACAAGGTGAACGCCTGGCTATGA
- the tusD gene encoding sulfurtransferase complex subunit TusD, which yields MKFVIALFSPPHSPAARRALRFAEAALAGGHEITRLFFYQDGVHSASANTVTSQDELDVAAAWTRFVTDHQLDGVVCIAAALRRGVLNPEEANRYSRPAANLQAPWDLSGLGQLHEAAQLADRLVCFGGN from the coding sequence ATGAAGTTCGTCATCGCCCTTTTCTCCCCGCCGCATTCGCCGGCAGCCCGCCGCGCCCTGCGCTTCGCCGAGGCTGCATTGGCCGGCGGCCATGAAATCACCCGGCTGTTCTTTTACCAGGACGGCGTGCACAGCGCCTCGGCAAACACCGTCACCAGCCAGGATGAACTGGACGTCGCCGCCGCCTGGACGCGCTTCGTCACCGATCACCAGCTGGACGGAGTGGTCTGCATCGCCGCTGCGCTGCGACGGGGCGTGCTCAATCCAGAGGAAGCCAACCGCTATTCCCGTCCCGCCGCGAACCTGCAGGCGCCCTGGGATCTTTCCGGCCTTGGCCAACTGCATGAAGCAGCGCAACTGGCGGACCGTCTGGTCTGCTTCGGAGGCAACTGA
- the gacA gene encoding response regulator transcription factor GacA, translated as MIKVLVVDDHDLVRTGITRMLADIDGLQVVGQADSGERGLQLARELKPDVVLMDVKMPGIGGLEATRKLLRSQPDVRVVVVTVCEEDPFPTRLMQAGAAGYLTKGAALDEMVQAIRQVFAGQRYISPQIAQNLALKSFEPERNASPFDTLSEREIQIALMIANCHKVQSISDKLCLSPKTVNTYRYRIFEKLSITSDVELALLAVRHGMVDASN; from the coding sequence GTGATTAAGGTGCTGGTGGTCGATGATCACGATCTGGTGCGCACCGGAATTACCCGCATGCTGGCTGATATCGACGGCCTGCAGGTCGTCGGGCAGGCCGACTCCGGCGAGCGTGGATTGCAACTGGCTCGCGAGCTCAAGCCCGATGTTGTGCTGATGGACGTGAAGATGCCTGGCATCGGCGGCCTGGAAGCCACCCGAAAACTGCTGCGTAGCCAGCCCGACGTGCGCGTCGTGGTAGTGACAGTGTGTGAGGAAGACCCGTTCCCGACTCGCCTGATGCAAGCCGGCGCGGCTGGCTATCTTACCAAGGGCGCGGCTCTGGATGAGATGGTCCAGGCGATTCGCCAGGTGTTTGCCGGCCAGCGCTATATCAGCCCGCAGATCGCCCAGAACCTGGCGCTGAAGTCCTTTGAGCCGGAAAGAAATGCATCGCCGTTCGACACCCTGTCCGAGCGCGAGATCCAGATCGCACTGATGATCGCCAACTGCCACAAGGTGCAGAGCATCTCGGACAAGCTGTGCCTCTCGCCCAAGACCGTGAATACCTACCGCTACCGCATTTTCGAGAAGCTCTCGATCACCAGTGACGTCGAGTTGGCGTTGCTGGCTGTCCGGCACGGCATGGTCGACGCCAGCAACTGA
- a CDS encoding lysozyme inhibitor LprI family protein, whose translation MISPRVAILGAACALGCIALPAHAASFDCKKAKQADEKAICADRQLSEMDVQVATTYRLLRGLFAMGMRGNLGDSQLAWLEQRRACGANKACLKQRYQERLDALQKVYDGIDKPI comes from the coding sequence GTGATATCCCCGCGCGTTGCGATCCTGGGCGCTGCGTGTGCGCTGGGTTGCATCGCCTTGCCAGCCCATGCGGCCAGCTTCGACTGCAAGAAGGCCAAGCAGGCGGACGAGAAGGCCATCTGCGCGGATCGCCAGCTTTCCGAGATGGATGTGCAGGTGGCGACCACCTACCGCCTGCTGCGCGGCCTGTTCGCCATGGGCATGCGCGGCAACCTGGGTGACTCCCAGCTCGCCTGGCTGGAGCAGCGCCGCGCCTGCGGCGCCAACAAGGCCTGCCTCAAGCAGCGCTACCAGGAACGCCTGGACGCGCTGCAGAAGGTCTACGACGGTATCGACAAACCGATCTGA
- a CDS encoding TusE/DsrC/DsvC family sulfur relay protein: protein MSTLLVNGHSLPLDKDGYLVDLNDWSDVAAEALAHNEGIHLTPEHWEILLLLREFYGEFQLSPANRPLIKYVAQKLGAEKGSSLHLNLLFKGTPAKLAAKLAGLPKPTNCL from the coding sequence ATGAGCACCCTACTGGTCAACGGCCACTCCCTGCCGCTGGACAAGGACGGCTACCTCGTCGACCTGAACGACTGGAGCGACGTCGCCGCCGAGGCCCTGGCACACAACGAGGGCATCCACCTGACTCCCGAGCACTGGGAAATCCTCCTGCTGCTGCGCGAGTTCTACGGCGAGTTCCAGCTCTCGCCGGCCAACCGTCCGCTGATCAAGTACGTCGCCCAGAAGCTGGGCGCGGAAAAGGGCAGCAGCCTGCACCTCAACCTCCTGTTCAAGGGCACACCGGCCAAGCTTGCCGCCAAGCTCGCCGGCCTGCCGAAGCCGACCAATTGCCTATGA
- the serS gene encoding serine--tRNA ligase → MLDSKLVRTQPQEVAERLATRGFTLDVARIEALESQRKSVQTRTETLQAERNSRSKAIGQAMKNGEDVAPLKAEVNRMAEELESGKRELDAIQAELDSLLLNIPNLPHESVPVGADEEENVEVRRWGTPRTFDFDIKDHVALGEQHGWLDFETAARLSGARFALMRGPIARLHRALAQFMIDLHTREHGYEEAYTPYLVQASALQGTSQLPKFEEDLFKIQREDEADLYLIPTAEVSLTNIVAGQILDAKELPLKFVAHTPCFRSEAGASGRDTRGMIRQHQFDKVEMVQIVEPSKSWEALESLVGNAEKVLQALELPYRALALCTGDMGFSAAKTYDLEVWVPSQDKYREISSCSNCGDFQARRMQARYRNPETGKPELVHTLNGSGLAVGRTLVAVLENYQQADGSIRVPEVLKPYMAGIEVIG, encoded by the coding sequence ATGCTCGATTCCAAACTGGTTCGTACCCAGCCGCAGGAAGTGGCCGAACGCCTGGCCACCCGTGGCTTCACCCTGGATGTGGCGCGCATCGAAGCGCTGGAGAGCCAGCGTAAATCCGTGCAGACCCGCACCGAGACGCTGCAGGCCGAGCGCAACTCGCGCTCCAAGGCCATCGGCCAGGCCATGAAGAATGGTGAAGACGTCGCGCCGCTGAAGGCCGAGGTCAACCGCATGGCCGAGGAGCTGGAATCCGGCAAGCGCGAGCTGGACGCCATTCAGGCCGAGCTGGACAGCCTGCTGCTGAACATCCCCAACCTGCCGCACGAGTCCGTGCCGGTGGGGGCTGACGAGGAAGAGAACGTCGAAGTCCGTCGTTGGGGAACCCCGCGCACCTTCGATTTCGACATCAAGGACCACGTCGCCCTCGGTGAGCAGCACGGCTGGCTGGACTTCGAGACCGCCGCGCGCCTGTCCGGCGCCCGCTTCGCGCTTATGCGAGGCCCGATCGCCCGCCTGCACCGCGCCCTGGCGCAGTTCATGATCGATCTGCACACCCGCGAACACGGCTATGAAGAGGCCTACACCCCTTACCTGGTGCAGGCCTCGGCACTGCAGGGCACCAGCCAACTGCCGAAGTTCGAGGAAGACCTGTTCAAGATCCAGCGCGAAGACGAAGCGGACCTGTACCTGATCCCGACCGCCGAAGTCTCGCTGACCAACATCGTTGCCGGCCAGATCCTCGACGCGAAGGAGCTGCCGCTGAAGTTCGTCGCTCACACGCCCTGCTTCCGCAGCGAAGCCGGTGCGTCGGGCCGCGATACCCGCGGCATGATCCGCCAGCACCAGTTCGACAAGGTCGAGATGGTGCAGATCGTCGAGCCGTCCAAGTCGTGGGAAGCGCTGGAAAGCCTGGTCGGCAACGCCGAGAAGGTCCTCCAGGCCCTGGAGCTGCCGTACCGCGCCCTGGCGCTGTGCACCGGTGACATGGGCTTCAGCGCTGCCAAGACCTACGACCTCGAAGTCTGGGTGCCGAGCCAGGACAAGTACCGCGAGATTTCCTCCTGCTCCAACTGCGGCGACTTCCAGGCCCGCCGCATGCAGGCGCGCTACCGCAACCCGGAGACCGGCAAGCCGGAGCTGGTGCACACCCTCAACGGCTCGGGCCTGGCCGTGGGCCGCACCCTGGTCGCCGTGCTGGAGAACTACCAGCAGGCCGACGGCTCGATCCGTGTACCGGAAGTGCTCAAGCCGTACATGGCGGGCATCGAGGTCATCGGCTGA
- a CDS encoding Bax inhibitor-1/YccA family protein — protein MQERQYLDSTAVEQKEVSGVLRNTYGLLALTLAFSGLVAFASQQMRLPYPSFFVVLLGFYGLFFLTVKLRNSAWGLVSTFALTGFMGYTLGPILNMYLGMANGASIISSAFFMTALVFFGLSAYVLTTRKDMSFLSGFITAGFFVLLGAVLVSLFFQISGLQLAISAGFVLFSSAMILFQTSAIIHGGERNYIMATISLYVSIYNLFISLLQIFGIMGSDD, from the coding sequence ATGCAAGAACGGCAATATCTCGACTCCACAGCCGTGGAGCAGAAAGAGGTCAGCGGCGTCCTGCGCAATACCTACGGCCTGCTGGCCCTGACTCTGGCCTTTAGCGGCCTGGTGGCCTTCGCCTCGCAGCAGATGCGCCTGCCCTACCCCAGCTTCTTCGTGGTGCTGCTGGGCTTCTACGGCCTGTTCTTCCTCACCGTGAAGCTGCGCAACAGCGCCTGGGGCCTGGTCAGCACCTTCGCCCTCACCGGCTTCATGGGCTACACCCTCGGCCCGATCCTGAACATGTACCTGGGCATGGCCAATGGCGCGAGCATCATCTCCTCGGCCTTCTTCATGACTGCCCTGGTGTTCTTCGGCCTTTCCGCCTACGTACTGACTACCCGCAAGGACATGAGCTTCCTGTCCGGCTTCATCACTGCGGGCTTCTTCGTGCTGCTGGGCGCCGTCCTGGTCTCGCTCTTCTTCCAGATCAGCGGCCTGCAACTGGCCATCAGCGCCGGCTTCGTGCTGTTCTCCTCGGCGATGATCCTGTTCCAGACCAGCGCGATCATCCACGGTGGCGAGCGCAACTACATCATGGCCACCATCAGCCTGTACGTGTCGATCTACAACCTGTTCATCAGCCTGTTGCAGATCTTCGGCATCATGGGCAGTGACGACTGA
- the tusC gene encoding sulfurtransferase complex subunit TusC produces the protein MAKSLLIISRQAPWAGPAAREALDIALAGGAFDLPISMLFLDDGVFQLAPDQRPSTVEQKDLQANLQALPLFGVEALYTSSRSLAERGLDGASLTLPAQALDDAALRSLLQTHDQVITI, from the coding sequence ATGGCCAAGTCCCTGCTGATCATCAGCCGTCAGGCTCCCTGGGCCGGCCCCGCCGCCCGCGAGGCGCTGGATATCGCCCTGGCTGGCGGCGCCTTCGACCTGCCGATCTCGATGCTCTTTCTCGATGACGGCGTGTTCCAGCTCGCTCCCGACCAGCGTCCCAGCACAGTTGAACAGAAGGACCTGCAGGCGAATCTGCAAGCCCTGCCGCTGTTCGGCGTGGAAGCGCTCTATACCAGCAGCCGCAGCCTTGCCGAACGCGGATTGGACGGCGCGAGCCTGACCCTGCCCGCCCAGGCGCTGGACGATGCCGCCCTGCGCAGCCTGCTGCAAACCCATGACCAGGTGATCACGATCTGA
- a CDS encoding glycosyl transferase family protein yields the protein MTTSPLVLQTPAEHPFAQFVRILGKGKRGARGLTREEAREALGMILDDKVEEAQLGAFLMLLRHKEESAEELAGFTEAVRSRLQAPKIAVDLDWPSYAGKKRHLPWYLLAAKCLGGSGTRILLHGGGAHTAGRVYSEQLLEQLGLPLCRDWSSVSQALDAKGIAFAPLVDWMPRLQHMIDLRNTLGLRSPMHSAVRLLNPLSATCVLQSIFHPGYQEVHREGSRLLGDYAIVIKGEGGEIEMNPDATSHLYGCRDGEAWDEEWPALSPLRHVKPETLDPAHLAAFWRGEAEDAYGELAVRATMALALRAMGMQRDEAFGEAGRRWAARDKSI from the coding sequence ATGACCACCTCCCCGCTTGTCCTGCAGACCCCCGCCGAACACCCCTTCGCCCAGTTCGTCCGCATCCTGGGCAAAGGCAAGCGCGGCGCGCGCGGCCTGACCCGCGAGGAAGCCCGCGAAGCCCTCGGCATGATCCTCGACGACAAGGTCGAGGAAGCGCAGCTGGGTGCCTTCCTGATGTTGCTGCGGCACAAGGAAGAAAGCGCCGAGGAACTCGCCGGCTTTACCGAGGCCGTACGCTCCCGCCTGCAGGCACCGAAGATCGCCGTGGACCTCGACTGGCCCAGCTACGCCGGCAAGAAGCGTCACCTGCCCTGGTACCTGCTGGCCGCCAAGTGCCTGGGTGGCAGCGGCACCCGTATCCTCTTGCATGGCGGCGGCGCGCATACGGCTGGCCGGGTCTACAGCGAACAGCTGCTCGAGCAGCTCGGTCTGCCACTGTGTCGCGACTGGAGCTCGGTCAGCCAGGCACTGGACGCCAAAGGTATCGCCTTCGCCCCGCTGGTCGATTGGATGCCGCGCCTGCAGCACATGATCGACCTGCGCAATACCCTGGGTCTGCGCTCCCCCATGCACTCGGCCGTGCGCCTGCTCAACCCGCTAAGCGCTACCTGCGTACTGCAGAGCATTTTCCACCCCGGCTACCAGGAGGTGCACCGCGAGGGCAGCCGCCTGCTCGGCGACTACGCCATCGTCATCAAGGGCGAAGGCGGCGAGATCGAGATGAACCCGGACGCCACCTCCCACCTCTATGGCTGCCGCGACGGCGAAGCCTGGGACGAGGAATGGCCGGCGCTGTCGCCGCTGCGCCACGTCAAGCCGGAAACGCTGGACCCGGCACACCTGGCCGCCTTCTGGCGCGGCGAAGCCGAAGACGCCTACGGCGAACTGGCCGTCCGCGCGACCATGGCACTCGCCCTGCGCGCCATGGGAATGCAGCGCGACGAAGCCTTCGGCGAAGCTGGCAGGCGGTGGGCTGCGCGGGATAAATCGATTTAA
- a CDS encoding glutathione S-transferase family protein yields MGQLIDGRWHDQWYDTSKDGRFQRENAQRRNWVTADGQPGPTGEGGFRAEAGRYHLYVSLACPWAHRTLIYRQLKGLESLIDVSVVSWLMLENGWTFDKALGSTGDKLDGLTFLHQRYTKDDANYTGRVTVPVLWDKHEQRIVSNESAEIIRMFNSAFDGITGNPLDLYPEPLRAQIDELNERIYPAVNNGVYRAGFATTQDAYEEAFKTLFNELDWLEERLSKQRYLAGEYLTEADVRLFTTLIRFDAVYHGHFKCNLRRLADYPNLSGWLRELYQLEGVAGTVDFQHIKNHYYASHRTINPTGVVPLGPLQDFTGPHGRGHLPGKGIAHKG; encoded by the coding sequence ATGGGACAGTTGATCGATGGCCGCTGGCATGACCAGTGGTATGACACCAGCAAGGACGGCCGCTTCCAGCGCGAGAACGCGCAGCGCCGCAACTGGGTTACCGCCGACGGCCAACCCGGCCCCACCGGCGAAGGCGGCTTCCGCGCCGAAGCCGGCCGCTATCACCTCTATGTATCCCTGGCCTGCCCCTGGGCCCACCGCACGCTGATCTACCGCCAGCTCAAGGGCCTGGAATCGCTGATCGACGTTTCGGTGGTCAGCTGGCTGATGCTGGAAAACGGCTGGACCTTCGACAAAGCCCTCGGCTCCACGGGCGACAAGCTCGACGGCCTGACCTTCCTCCATCAGCGCTACACCAAGGACGACGCGAACTACACCGGCCGCGTGACCGTGCCGGTGCTGTGGGACAAGCACGAGCAACGCATCGTCAGCAACGAATCAGCGGAGATCATCCGCATGTTCAACAGCGCCTTCGACGGCATCACCGGCAACCCGCTGGACCTCTACCCGGAGCCGCTGCGCGCGCAGATCGACGAACTGAACGAGCGCATCTACCCGGCGGTGAACAACGGCGTGTACCGCGCCGGTTTCGCGACGACGCAAGACGCCTACGAAGAGGCCTTCAAGACCCTGTTCAACGAACTGGACTGGCTGGAAGAGCGCCTGAGCAAGCAGCGCTACCTGGCCGGTGAATACCTGACCGAAGCCGACGTGCGGCTGTTCACCACACTGATCCGCTTCGACGCGGTCTACCACGGCCACTTCAAGTGCAACCTACGGCGCCTGGCGGACTACCCGAATCTGTCCGGCTGGCTGCGCGAGCTGTATCAACTGGAGGGCGTTGCCGGAACCGTGGATTTCCAGCACATCAAGAACCACTACTACGCCAGCCACCGCACCATCAACCCGACCGGCGTCGTGCCGCTCGGCCCCCTGCAGGACTTCACCGGACCGCACGGACGGGGCCACCTGCCGGGCAAAGGTATCGCGCACAAGGGCTGA